The proteins below are encoded in one region of Gemmatimonadota bacterium:
- a CDS encoding FKBP-type peptidyl-prolyl cis-trans isomerase, translated as MAQAEIGDRVLIYYKGILEDGTIAEGTPENEPFEFTVGDESVKDIFTRLVNGLEEGDTRTVILSPEEAFGPYNPDFVIEVARSKFPPDALLEKGMRMEVQSDPNGTPIEVSVKEITSQTVTLDGNHPFAGEEITMTIQLLEIIV; from the coding sequence ACAAGGGAATCCTGGAAGACGGAACCATAGCCGAAGGCACACCAGAGAATGAACCATTTGAATTTACAGTGGGAGACGAATCTGTAAAAGACATATTCACGCGCCTTGTAAACGGCCTGGAAGAAGGCGATACTCGCACAGTGATCCTATCTCCAGAAGAAGCGTTTGGACCCTATAATCCCGACTTTGTAATCGAAGTTGCGCGATCAAAATTTCCTCCCGACGCACTCCTTGAAAAAGGGATGCGTATGGAAGTACAATCCGATCCCAATGGTACACCCATCGAAGTATCTGTGAAAGAAATAACATCTCAAACCGTGACATTAGACGGCAACCATCCCTTTGCGGGTGAAGAAATTACTATGACTATTCAATTGTTAGAGATAATAGTATAG